In one window of Salvelinus namaycush isolate Seneca unplaced genomic scaffold, SaNama_1.0 Scaffold7, whole genome shotgun sequence DNA:
- the LOC120042494 gene encoding zinc finger protein 501-like, with amino-acid sequence MKGFKQLRDLKQHERIHTGEKPYHCAQCGKNFNHKGYLKQHERIHTGEKPYHCSQCGKSYNQRGYLKKHERIHTGSFNQKGHLIQHERIHPAVKPYHCSQCAKSFTRLGGLKIHETIHTGEKPYHFSQCGKGCNHLSGLKRHERIHTGEKPYYCSQCGKSFTQLCNLKTHERIHTGEKPYHCSQCEKSFKELGNLRRHEINHTGGKDVGYNTVSLAGERPDSEEPKPGTSKPKIHTRDKPYHCSQCGKSFKLLGTLKAHERIHTGDKIHTMEKPYHCSQCGKCFKQPGHLKRHERIHTGEKPYHCSQCGKCFNQSGELKQHERIHTGEKPYHCSQCGKCFKQLGHLKRHEIIHTGEKPYHCSQCGKCFSQSGELKRHERIHTGEKPYHCSQCGKCFSQSGELKQHERIHTGEKPYHCSQCGKWFSQSWELKRHERIHTGEKPYHCSQCGKCFKQSGELKQHEIIHTGEKPYHCSQCGQYFKQSRELKQHERIHTGDKPYHSSQGAKLLPI; translated from the exons ggttttaaacAGTTAcgggacctgaaacaacatgagagaatacatacaggagaaaagccttaccactgcgcccagtgtggaaagaattttaaCCACAAAGGATACCTgaaacaacacgagagaatacacacaggggagaagccttaccactgctcccagtgtggaaagagctaTAACCAGAGAGgatacctgaaaaaacatgagagaatacacacagggagttttaaccagaaaggacacctgatccaacatgagagaatacacccAGCTGTGAAGCCATACCACTGCTCACAGTGTGCAAAGAGTTTTACAAGGTTAGGGGGCCTGAAGATTCATGAGacaatacatacaggagaaaagccgtaccacttctcccagtgtggaaagggttgtaaccaCTTAAGTGgcttgaaaagacatgagagaatacacacaggggagaagccttactactgctcccagtgtggaaaaagTTTTACCCAGttatgtaacctgaaaacacatgagagaatacacacaggggagaagccttaccattgctcccagtgtgaaaagagttttaagGAGTTAGGTAACCTGAGAAGACATGAGATTAACCACACAGGAGGTAAGGATGTAGGCT ATAACACagtgtctttggcaggagaaagaccagactcggAGGAACCaaagccagggacgtccaaacca aaaaTACATACAAGGGataagccttaccactgctcccagtgtggaaagagttttaagctTTTAGGAACCCTTAAAgctcatgagagaatacacacaggggataAAATACACACAatggagaagccttaccactgctcccagtgtgggaagtgtttcaAACAGCCAGGGcatctgaaacggcatgagagaatacacacaggggagaagccttaccactgctcccagtgtggaaagtgtttcaaccagtcaggggagctgaaacaacatgagagaatacacacaggggagaagccttaccactgctcccagtgtgggaagtgtttcaAACAACTAGGGcatctgaaacggcatgagataatacacacaggggagaagccttaccactgctcccagtgtggaaagtgttttagccagtcaggggagctgaaacggcacgagagaatacacacaggggagaagccttaccactgctcccagtgtggaaagtgttttagccagtcaggggagctgaaacaacatgagagaatacacacaggggagaagccttaccactgctcccagtgtggaaagtggtTCAGCCAGTCATGGGAGCTGAAAcggcacgagagaatacacacaggggagaagccttaccactgctcccagtgtggaaagtgtttcaagcagtcaggggagctgaaacaacatgagataatacacacaggggagaagccttaccactgctcccagtgtggacagTATTTCAAGCAGTCAAGGgagctgaaacaacatgagagaatacacacaggggataAGCCTTACCACTCATCCCAGGGTGCAAAGCTTTTGCCcatttag